In Topomyia yanbarensis strain Yona2022 chromosome 2, ASM3024719v1, whole genome shotgun sequence, one DNA window encodes the following:
- the LOC131679524 gene encoding uncharacterized protein LOC131679524, with protein sequence MPPKEEKVLGDRLVQRNGLLAIRDALEKFIIRYDPARDAFQLSVRIESLDRAYAQFMEAQDAIERLDKEEFLASHLAERVDFEQRYCAAKGFLLSKVPVEASNSALNTSMMANQHTFSTGFHLRLPKIDLPRFDGDFSRWLSFRDTFTSMVHSNGDIPTVAKLQYLLQSLEGDAKKPFESVDVEADNYASTWDALHKSYDNRRFLKRQLFRTLYELPAVKQESAKRIHSLVDDFQRHVRALAKLDEPVEHWDTPLVNMLSYKLDQSTLRAWEEKTSSQDDVKYEELVEFLYQRVRVLNSVGPDTQQPAPPKVAGPPSWKGTKVKFAANAAATPNQDSPCSFSMFRQPLPPQLPSVPRKGCPPAPRAGFAKTVVLELSELRSPSQEVCIEVYVSVSSSPAITGSSQQSPPVQQPHSSSSGSAPPQVSMAVQTACSMVLLETVVLNVVDDHGREFKARALLDSASMSNFISGQLAKVLLSRRTKVDISVAGIGLSTQRVKNAITASIESRTQPFSTKLEFLILKQPSAELPTMPVDTSAWKFPQVGLADPQFHVPGRIDLIIGSEAFWELHTGRKISLGNGLPWVVETPFGWAVSGSASNGSTCIPRICNLSITNEDLEAALQKFWELEAISTGPAHSPEENRCEELYSSTVKRDSTGRYVVRLPHNEDPEFFLGASRAIAERRFYSLERRLQRDPAIKESYHRFMDEYLQLGHMRRLDEPVDDVKAHCYLPHHPVFKESSTTTKVRVVFDASCKTASGYSLNDTLLVGPVVQQDLLSIVMRFRTHHVALVADIEKMYRQVFVHPEDQPFQRILWRTGPDEPIATYELQTVTYGTASAPYLATRTLQQIAQDTKQLYPIASGPVTEDFYVDDFLSGAPDVESAIKLRREASAMLASAGLPLKKWASNSPEVLGDVPPDDVAIQPFHNLQDDQAVSTLGLIWEPKLDILRFKVQLPLAASVLTKRKVMSYIAQIFDPLGLVGPTITKAKLFMQRLWALKQNGEACEWDTPLPFTLQEEWKLFHNTLHLLSEVRVPRFISMPDAVSIQLHFFCDASERAYGTCCYVRTEAHGTVSVQLLASKSKVAPLSTRQTIARLELCAAHLSTQLYKKLNATLKLPATVHFWTDSTTVLQWLRGNPSRWKTFVANRVSQIQLSTDLNRWKHVPGVDNPADDISRGLSPTDLLNRTRWWTGTQWLARSPDFWPNPTLPAAETPEVSAEGRKIPLVAMTTTQLSFCTDLFARYSNFSKLRRVTAFIQRYLHVLRERASQRRSEKEKYKPLVIPNINPHPVHPLTAQELQHAELTLCHLAQGELFAEEIFDLASGERVARSSTLKWLNPFVDPEGTVRVGGRLRNAALTDAKKHPIVLSAKHPLAVLLASFYHLKLLHAGPQLLLATLRQKFWILGGRNLVKSVFHRCHTCFRSKPTLVQQSTADLPASRVSPTRPFSVCGVDYCGPFYLKSAVRNRGPTKVYVAIFVCFSTKAVHIELVSDLSTPAFLAALRRLVARRGKVVELHSDNATAFKGASNALNRIYRMLKVDESDRNQIFDWCSDNEIRWKFIPPRAPHFGGLWEAAVKSAKTHLLKAIGNVNVAYEDMLTLLAQIEMCLNSRPLTPMPDDPSDLEVLTPGHFLIGSNLQAVPEVDLKETPDNRLNHWELTQKRFQTIWSRWYPEYLQQLQSRATKGCNPPVSIDVGRVVIVKEDNIPPTNWPLGQIIKCHPGADGIVRVVTLRTAAAKEVVRPVARIALLPTPPTQRAD encoded by the exons ATGCCACCCAAAGAGGAGAAAGTGTTGGGAGACCGGCTTGTCCAGCGCAATGGATTGCTGGCAATTCGTGATGCTTTGGAGAAGTTCATCATTCGGTACGATCCTGCACGTGATGCTTTTCAGTTGAGTGTTCGTATAGAGTCGCTGGATAGGGCTTATGCACAGTTCATGGAGGCGCAGGATGCAATTGAGAGACTGGACAAGGAGGAATTTCTGGCATCACACCTGGCGGAACGTGTCGATTTCGAGCAGCGATACTGCGCAGCGAAGGGCTTCCTACTCTCCAAGGTTCCTGTAGAAGCGAGCAACTCAGCTTTGAACACATCCATGATGGCAAATCAACACACTTTCTCGACAGGATTCCACCTCCGTCTTCCAAAGATCGACCTACCGAGATTTGATGGCGATTTCTCACGTTGGTTGTCATTTCGAGACACCTTTACGTCCATGGTTCATTCCAATGGGGACATACCAACGGTCGCCAAGCTTCAGTACCTTCTACAATCGCTTGAAGGGGACGCAAAGAAGCCTTTCGAATCAGTTGACGTCGAAGCTGACAACTATGCGTCAACATGGGACGCCCTACACAAGAGCTACGACAATCGCCGTTTTCTCAAACGTCAGCTGTTTAGGACACTCTACGAGCTGCCAGCGGTCAAGCAGGAATCTGCTAAGCGCATCCACAGTCTGGTCGACGATTTTCAGCGCCATGTACGGGCGTTGGCGAAATTGGATGAACCTGTGGAGCATTGGGATACGCCGCTGGTGAACATGCTGTCGTACAAGCTGGACCAATCCACATTGCGAGCATGGGAGGAGAAAACGAGTAGCCAGGACGATGTCAAGTACGAGGAACTGGTTGAGTTCCTGTACCAGCGGGTGCGCGTCCTCAATTCTGTCGGGCCAGACACGCAGCAACCGGCACCTCCAAAGGTGGCCGGCCCCCCGAGTTGGAAGGGCACGAAGGTGAAGTTCGCAGCTAACGCAGCTGCTACGCCCAACCAAGATTCTCCATGTTCATTTAGCATGTTCAGACAGCCACTCCCTCCGCAACTGCCCAGTGTTCCTAGGAAAGGATGTCCGCCAGCGCCGAGAGCTGGTTTCGCAAAAACGGTTGTGTTGGAACTGTCTGAGCTTCGGTCACCCAGCCAGGAAGTGTGTATCGAAGTTTACGTGTC GGTGTCGTCGAGTCCTGCCATTACGGGATCATCACAACAATCTCCACCGGTTCAACAGCCGCATTCGTCCAGTTCGGGTTCTGCTCCACCGCAGGTCAGCATGGCGGTCCAAACCGCATGCAGTATGGTTCTACTGGAAACGGTTGTTCTCAACGTTGTTGATGATCACGGCAGGGAATTCAAGGCTCGTGCTCTACTCGACTCGGCGTCAATGTCCAATTTCATCTCCGGTCAGTTAGCGAAGGTTCTCCTCAGCCGTCGCACCAAGGTGGACATTTCGGTCGCAGGAATCGGTCTCTCAACGCAAAGGGTGAAAAATGCCATCACCGCCTCCATTGAATCGAGAACTCAGCCATTCTCCACTAAGCTCGAGTTTCTCATTCTGAAGCAGCCATCCGCAGAGCTGCCGACCATGCCGGTCGATACGTCGGCGTGGAAATTCCCGCAGGTTGGATTAGCAGATCCACAGTTCCACGTCCCAGGAAGGATTGACCTCATCATCGGAAGTGAGGCCTTCTGGGAACTTCACACCGGTAGGAAGATCTCGCTCGGTAACGGTCTTCCGTGGGTAGTCGAAACACCATTCGGATGGGCGGTCTCTGGTTCCGCGTCCAATGGATCTACCTGCATTCCCCGGATCTGCAATCTCTCCATTACCAATGAAGATTTGGAAGCCGCACTTCAGAAGTTTTGGGAGTTAGAAGCGATTTCCACTGGGCCTGCACACTCACCCGAAGAAAATCGCTGTGAAGAGTTATACTCCAGTACAGTCAAGCGTGATTCGACTGGAAGGTACGTCGTACGTCTTCCTCACAACGAAGATCCAGAATTCTTCCTGGGGGCCTCTAGAGCCATCGCAGAACGCCGTTTTTACAGTCTGGAGCGCCGTTTGCAACGAGATCCTGCAATCAAGGAATCGTATCATCGTTTCATGGACGAGTACCTACAGCTCGGTCACATGAGAAGGCTTGACGAGCCTGTAGATGACGTGAAGGCTCACTGTTATCTCCCACATCATCCCGTGTTCAAGGAGTCGAGCACTACTACGAAAGTTAGGGTCGTTTTCGACGCGTCCTGCAAGACGGCGTCAGGATATTCGCTGAACGACACGCTGTTGGTCGGACCCGTAGTTCAGCAAGATCTACTCTCCATCGTGATGAGATTTCGGACACATCACGTCGCTCTGGTTGCGGACATCGAGAAGATGTACCGGCAAGTATTCGTGCATCCTGAAGATCAGCCGTTTCAGCgaattctttggcgcacggGCCCTGATGAACCCATCGCTACGTACGAACTGCAGACAGTAACGTACGGAACAGCGAGCGCTCCGTACCTAGCTACGCGTACTCTGCAGCAAATTGCACAGGATACCAAGCAGTTGTATCCAATCGCGAGTGGGCCAGTTACGGAAGACTTCTACGTCGACGATTTTCTTTCTGGGGCGCCGGACGTAGAATCTGCCATCAAGCTGCGTCGTGAGGCATCGGCAATGCTAGCTTCCGCTGGATTACCGCTCAAGAAATGGGCATCGAATTCTCCTGAAGTTCTTGGGGATGTACCACCTGATGATGTGGCAATTCAGCCGTTCCATAATCTTCAGGATGACCAGGCCGTCTCCACGCTCGGCCTCATTTGGGAACCAAAGTTGGACATACTCCGGTTCAAGGTTCAGTTGCCGTTAGCCGCATCCGTACTGACGAAACGCAAGGTGATGTCGTACATCGCCCAAATCTTCGACCCTCTTGGACTCGTGGGTCCAACGATCACCAAGGCCAAACTCTTCATGCAGCGACTTTGGGCTCTGAAGCAGAATGGCGAAGCATGTGAATGGGACACGCCGCTCCCGTTTACACTCCAAGAAGAATGGAAACTGTTCCATAACACACTACACCTGTTGAGTGAAGTTCGCGTACCCCGCTTCATTTCGATGCCCGACGCCGTCAGCATCCAGCTTCACTTCTTCTGCGATGCGTCTGAGCGCGCATATGGGACATGCTGTTACGTCCGAACCGAAGCACACGGCACAGTTTCGGTCCAGTTGTTGGCGTCCAAGTCCAAGGTAGCTCCGCTTTCTACACGCCAGACAATCGCCAGACTGGAACTCTGCGCCGCACATTTGTCGACCCAACTGTACAAGAAGCTGAACGCGACGCTGAAGCTTCCTGCGACTGTTCATTTCTGGACAGATTCCACTACTGTCCTCCAATGGCTTCGCGGGAACCCGAGTCGTTGGAAGACTTTCGTCGCAAACCGAGTCTCGCAGATACAGCTTTCAACCGATCTCAACCGCTGGAAGCATGTTCCTGGAGTCGACAATCCTGCTGACGACATTTCCCGAGGATTGAGTCCTACTGATCTCCTCAACCGTACACGATGGTGGACTGGGACACAGTGGCTAGCAAGGTCTccggatttttggccaaatccAACGTTACCCGCAGCAGAAACTCCAGAAGTGTCCGCCGAAGGACGCAAGATACCACTAGTTGCCATGACCACGACACAACTGAGTTTCTGCACTGATTTATTCGCTCGCTACTCCAACTTCTCCAAGCTGCGCCGAGTGACAGCGTTCATTCAGCGTTATCTGCACGTGCTTCGTGAACGAGCCTCGCAACGTCGTTCGGAAAAGGAGAAGTACAAGCCACTCGTCATCCCGAACATTAACCCGCACCCAGTCCATCCGCTTACCGCACAAGAACTCCAACACGCCGAACTTACGCTCTGTCATCTCGCGCAGGGTGAACTTTTCGCTGAGGAGATTTTCGATCTCGCTAGTGGCGAACGTGTCGCAAGATCTTCCACGCTGAAGTGGTTGAACCCGTTCGTCGATCCCGAAGGCACCGTACGTGTCGGTGGCCGGCTTCGCAATGCCGCGCTGACCGATGCGAAGAAACACCCGATCGTCCTCTCTGCCAAGCATCCGCTCGCTGTTCTGTTGGCTAGTTTTTATCATTTGAAGCTACTGCACGCAGGCCCCCAACTCCTGCTAGCCACTCTCCGCCAGAAGTTTTGGATTCTGGGCGGCAGAAATCTTGTGAAATCCGTCTTTCACCGTTGCCACACTTGCTTCCGTAGCAAGCCCACACTAGTCCAGCAGAGCACAGCAGATCTTCCGGCATCGAGAGTATCTCCAACCCGACCGTTTTCCGTCTGCGGAGTCGACTATTGCGGACCTTTCTATTTGAAGTCCGCTGTCCGCAACCGTGGCCCAACGAAGGTGTACGTGGCCATATTCGTCTGCTTCTCTACGAAGGCAGTTCACATCGAGCTAGTGAGCGACCTGTCTACTCCAGCGTTCCTAGCTGCACTCCGTCGTCTGGTCGCCCGCAGAGGAAAGGTGGTAGAGTTGCACTCTGACAACGCTACCGCTTTCAAAGGTGCATCGAATGCACTGAACCGCATCTACCGCATGCTGAAGGTCGATGAGTCTGATCGGAATCAGATCTTCGACTGGTGCTCCGACAACGAAATTCGCTGGAAGTTCATCCCACCTCGAGCACCACACTTTGGCGGTCTTTGGGAGGCTGCAGTGAAGTCAGCGAAGACACACCTGTTGAAGGCAATCGGCAACGTGAACGTTGCGTACGAGGACATGCTCACACTGCTGGCGCAGATAGAGATGTGCCTCAATTCTCGTCCGCTGACTCCAATGCCGGACGATCCGTCCGATCTCGAGGTCCTTACGCCAGGACATTTTCTCATCGGGAGTAATCTCCAAGCTGTCCCTGAAGTTGATTTGAAGGAGACTCCTGACAATCGCTTGAACCATTGGGAATTGACTCAGAAACGGTTCCAAACCATCTGGTCTCGCTGGTACCCGGAATACCTGCAACAACTGCAGTCCCGTGCAACGAAGGGTTGCAACCCGCCTGTCTCCATCGACGTTGGTAGAGTCGTCATCGTGAAGGAAGACAACATCCCGCCAACCAATTGGCCTCTCGGCCAAATCATCAAATGTCATCCCGGAGCCGATGGCATCGTTCGTGTGGTCACTCTACGAACCGCTGCAGCCAAGGAGGTTGTGCGTCCTGTGGCCAGAATCGCTCTACTACCGACACCACCAACTCAACGAGCCGACTGA